One genomic segment of Novisyntrophococcus fermenticellae includes these proteins:
- a CDS encoding MarR family winged helix-turn-helix transcriptional regulator has protein sequence MDSSLKRQFFGTLMRFKRTSASFPIECEVQMNELMILEIISKGCSCSERDFNVSRIQENLHITKPAVSQILNSLEKKGYIVREINAQDRRKISVMTTPAGDRALLESMNLYDEMLSELFSRFGEENIFLLINQLDELTRVFQQLKDEYHC, from the coding sequence ATGGATAGCTCATTAAAAAGACAGTTTTTTGGTACGTTGATGCGTTTTAAGAGAACGAGCGCGTCTTTTCCTATAGAGTGTGAGGTTCAGATGAATGAGCTTATGATTCTGGAGATTATTTCAAAAGGATGTTCCTGTTCTGAGCGGGATTTTAATGTTTCCAGAATCCAGGAGAATCTCCATATTACGAAGCCGGCAGTATCCCAGATATTGAATTCGCTTGAAAAAAAGGGTTATATAGTAAGAGAAATAAATGCCCAGGATCGCAGAAAAATATCGGTGATGACCACACCGGCAGGGGACCGGGCATTGCTGGAATCTATGAACCTTTATGATGAGATGCTTAGTGAGCTGTTCAGCAGATTTGGTGAAGAGAATATTTTTCTGCTCATAAATCAATTAGATGAGCTGACCAGGGTTTTCCAGCAGCTTAAGGATGAGTATCATTGTTAA
- a CDS encoding desulfoferrodoxin, translating to MKHEPEFYLCKRCGNIVALVHKGGGTLVCCGEEMTKLEANTTDAATEKHVPVIEVNGNEVTVKVGSVPHPMTDEHYITWICIQTEKGIQRKDLTPNDQPTATFVLTDDDKLINAFEYCNLHGLWKAEYKD from the coding sequence ATGAAGCACGAACCAGAATTTTATCTTTGCAAACGTTGTGGTAATATTGTAGCATTAGTTCATAAAGGTGGCGGCACATTAGTCTGTTGTGGTGAAGAGATGACAAAGTTAGAAGCTAATACAACAGATGCCGCAACAGAAAAACACGTACCGGTTATAGAAGTAAATGGTAACGAGGTTACAGTCAAAGTTGGATCCGTACCTCATCCTATGACAGATGAGCATTATATCACCTGGATATGTATCCAGACAGAGAAGGGAATCCAACGCAAGGATCTTACTCCGAATGATCAGCCAACCGCTACCTTTGTTCTTACCGATGACGATAAACTGATTAACGCTTTTGAATATTGTAATCTGCATGGACTATGGAAGGCAGAATACAAAGACTGA
- a CDS encoding ferritin, whose amino-acid sequence MIEKDVVALLMKQVNKEFYSAYLYLDIANYYADQGLDGFENWFTIQAQEERDHALLMRQYLLNNAEPVTLTEIAAPDNHFETYRDPLAAVLKHEQYITASINEIYKTASGHHDYRTLQFLDWFVKEQGEEEKNADDNLKKYDLFAGDSKGLFMLDNELKTRVYAAPSLVL is encoded by the coding sequence ATGATTGAAAAAGATGTAGTAGCACTTTTGATGAAACAGGTGAACAAAGAATTTTATTCCGCATACTTATATCTTGATATCGCAAATTACTACGCGGATCAGGGACTGGACGGATTTGAAAACTGGTTTACGATACAGGCGCAGGAAGAGCGGGATCACGCTTTATTGATGCGTCAGTACCTGCTTAATAATGCGGAACCTGTTACATTAACAGAGATTGCAGCACCGGACAACCATTTTGAAACTTATAGGGATCCGCTGGCTGCTGTGCTGAAACATGAACAATACATCACCGCATCCATTAACGAGATATATAAAACAGCTTCCGGTCATCACGATTACCGTACCTTGCAGTTTCTTGACTGGTTTGTTAAGGAGCAAGGGGAAGAGGAAAAGAATGCAGATGATAATCTGAAAAAATATGATTTGTTTGCAGGCGATTCCAAGGGATTATTTATGCTGGACAACGAGCTGAAAACCCGTGTATATGCTGCTCCGTCTCTCGTTCTATAG
- the ahpC gene encoding alkyl hydroperoxide reductase subunit C, protein MSLIGKEISDFKVQAYVNKDFKEVTKADVLGKWSVFFFYPADFTFVCPTELEDLQNKYEDFKKAGCEIYSVSCDTHFVHKAWHDASKTIQKIEYPMLADPTGVLARAFDVMIEEDGQAERGDFIVNPEGKIVAYEVIAGNVGRNANELFRRLQASQFVAEHGDEVCPAKWEPGAKTLKPSLDLVGLI, encoded by the coding sequence ATGTCTTTAATAGGTAAGGAAATCAGTGATTTTAAGGTTCAGGCTTATGTCAATAAAGATTTTAAAGAGGTAACAAAGGCGGATGTGCTTGGGAAATGGTCTGTGTTCTTTTTCTATCCGGCCGATTTTACATTTGTATGCCCGACAGAATTAGAGGATCTGCAGAATAAATATGAGGACTTTAAAAAGGCCGGATGTGAAATATACTCTGTATCCTGTGATACGCACTTTGTTCATAAAGCGTGGCATGATGCTTCAAAAACAATTCAAAAGATTGAATACCCTATGTTGGCTGATCCTACCGGAGTGCTTGCAAGAGCCTTTGATGTAATGATCGAAGAGGATGGGCAGGCCGAAAGAGGTGATTTTATTGTCAATCCGGAAGGAAAGATTGTTGCCTACGAGGTTATTGCCGGTAATGTAGGGCGTAACGCAAATGAACTTTTCCGAAGATTACAGGCTTCACAGTTTGTTGCAGAGCATGGCGATGAGGTTTGCCCTGCAAAGTGGGAACCAGGTGCCAAAACATTAAAACCGAGTCTTGATTTGGTTGGATTGATTTAA
- a CDS encoding FAD-dependent oxidoreductase: MKPLYDVIIVGGGPAGLSAAIYLGRAKYRVLVIEKEKIGGQITITSDVVNYPGILQTSGEELTEQMKKQALHFGAEFLIGTVDNLNFSKDIKVVSTDRGSFTAFGVVLATGASPRKIGFIGEEEYTGKGVAYCATCDGEFFTGLPVFVIGGGFAAAEEAVFLTKYAKKVTVIVREEYFTCAESIAQDVMENEQIEVFFQTELLEVSGEHNLQKALFRDNAAGTTYEYIAETRDGFGVFVFAGYVPASSLFAGKVDLTETGYLITDKNQKTSVSGVYGAGDICLKDLRQVVTAVSDGATAATSLEKYITALCKKLHLDRVGIENLPIDKEPSKKVSKNSSQKPEAVSTDTFIDSAMKDQLIPIFNKFERSLLLKGYVDNTSISSEVESFLKELAEITPKIQYKIIKKDQDTAAFEHHDVAYPSIALYDEQEQYLGVQFHGVPGGHEFNSFIVTLYNAAGPGQPVDPDLLAGIKALNHPIHIKAVVSLSCTMCPEVVMSASRIALENDKVKLDIFDMAHFPEIRDKYQIKSVPCMIFNDKDVHFGKKNIAQMLELLQS, from the coding sequence TTGAAGCCATTATATGATGTAATTATAGTAGGCGGCGGACCGGCCGGATTAAGTGCTGCCATCTATCTGGGAAGGGCAAAATACCGGGTGCTCGTCATAGAAAAGGAAAAAATCGGCGGACAGATAACCATTACCTCAGATGTAGTAAATTATCCAGGAATTCTCCAGACCAGCGGGGAAGAACTGACGGAACAGATGAAAAAACAGGCATTGCATTTTGGCGCAGAGTTTTTAATCGGAACTGTAGATAATCTGAATTTTTCTAAGGATATTAAGGTTGTGAGTACAGACCGCGGGTCATTTACAGCTTTCGGGGTCGTTTTGGCAACAGGTGCCAGTCCACGTAAAATTGGATTCATCGGCGAAGAAGAATATACGGGGAAAGGTGTTGCCTATTGCGCCACCTGTGATGGTGAATTTTTCACCGGACTGCCTGTCTTCGTGATAGGCGGTGGATTTGCAGCTGCAGAAGAGGCCGTTTTTCTCACAAAATATGCCAAAAAGGTCACTGTCATTGTCCGTGAGGAGTATTTCACCTGTGCCGAAAGCATCGCCCAGGATGTCATGGAAAACGAGCAGATAGAAGTCTTCTTCCAGACAGAATTGCTGGAGGTGTCTGGTGAACATAATCTGCAAAAAGCCCTTTTCCGCGATAATGCTGCGGGAACAACTTACGAATATATCGCGGAGACTAGAGATGGTTTTGGAGTTTTTGTTTTTGCCGGATATGTACCGGCCTCTTCTCTCTTTGCAGGAAAAGTGGATCTGACTGAGACCGGCTATCTCATCACGGATAAAAACCAGAAGACGAGTGTATCTGGTGTATATGGTGCCGGCGATATTTGTCTTAAGGATTTAAGACAGGTAGTCACAGCTGTCTCTGATGGTGCAACAGCCGCCACCTCTCTGGAGAAATATATCACTGCATTATGCAAAAAATTGCATTTGGACAGAGTCGGTATTGAAAATCTTCCGATAGATAAGGAGCCCTCAAAAAAGGTTTCAAAAAATTCAAGCCAGAAACCCGAAGCAGTTTCTACCGATACATTTATTGACAGTGCCATGAAGGATCAACTGATCCCGATTTTTAACAAATTTGAAAGGTCTCTTCTTCTGAAAGGCTACGTGGATAATACATCTATCTCTTCAGAGGTGGAAAGTTTCCTTAAGGAATTGGCTGAGATAACTCCTAAGATTCAATATAAAATCATTAAAAAAGACCAGGATACTGCTGCTTTTGAACATCACGATGTAGCATATCCCTCCATCGCTTTATATGATGAGCAGGAACAGTATCTGGGCGTACAATTCCATGGAGTACCCGGCGGGCACGAATTTAATTCCTTTATTGTAACGCTTTATAATGCTGCCGGACCCGGACAGCCTGTTGACCCTGATTTATTGGCTGGAATTAAAGCTTTAAATCATCCTATCCATATTAAGGCTGTGGTATCACTCTCCTGCACCATGTGTCCCGAAGTAGTCATGTCGGCATCCCGGATTGCACTGGAAAATGACAAGGTTAAATTGGATATCTTTGATATGGCTCATTTTCCCGAAATTCGGGACAAATATCAGATAAAGAGCGTACCTTGCATGATTTTTAACGATAAAGACGTACACTTCGGAAAAAAGAATATCGCTCAGATGTTGGAGCTGCTTCAATCATAA
- a CDS encoding ClC family H(+)/Cl(-) exchange transporter, protein MNKDDIAIVFKSLNMAHVKTLLKSFLVGALSGIVITFYRLILTKAELFASAFYVYIRMHLYLIPFAFILLAAAGFFIGLLKGKYHMIGGSGIPQVKGLIMGYFKQNWFGTLLAKFIGGTVSVCAGLSLGREGPSIQLGACVAQGVGNKLSGSPTEKKILIASGASAGLAAAFNAPLAGTMFVLEEIFKYYSPIILLSTMMSAMVADFISKIIFGLDSVFNFEITDRFPLQEYWILILIGIVMGLFGVFYNFFLKKIQAFYSRINFFDGKGKLVLPFLAAGVLGLVFPIVLGGGHSIMALLSPKSAVSFLVLVLTIKFLFSMFSFGSGAPGGIFFPLLVMGALAGAILGNLSINLLSIDRNLFQNFLVLSMVGLFTSIVRAPITGIVLLLEMTGSFSNLLSMFVVAVTSYLVAEVLKSLPIYDYLLENMLQDKTIETYEEGTDDEVLIKLIVHHGSHGAGKYVKDIHLPKGCLLIGIKRGKRDLIPNGDTLILPNDTLILLVHAYAEADIRQQMEEMMERY, encoded by the coding sequence TTGAATAAAGATGATATTGCTATTGTTTTTAAAAGCCTGAACATGGCACATGTAAAAACGCTATTGAAAAGCTTTCTCGTAGGAGCTCTGTCCGGAATTGTGATTACTTTTTACCGGTTGATACTGACGAAAGCAGAACTTTTCGCATCCGCATTTTATGTTTATATCCGAATGCACCTTTATCTGATACCATTCGCATTTATCCTTCTGGCTGCTGCCGGATTTTTTATTGGTCTTCTTAAGGGAAAATATCATATGATTGGCGGAAGTGGTATCCCACAGGTAAAGGGACTGATTATGGGATATTTTAAGCAAAACTGGTTTGGAACACTCCTTGCCAAATTTATCGGTGGCACAGTTTCTGTCTGTGCCGGTCTTTCTCTTGGAAGAGAAGGTCCGTCCATCCAGTTAGGTGCATGTGTTGCGCAAGGGGTAGGAAACAAACTCTCTGGTTCTCCCACAGAAAAAAAGATTCTGATTGCCAGTGGAGCAAGCGCCGGTCTTGCAGCAGCATTTAACGCTCCTTTAGCAGGTACAATGTTTGTTTTGGAAGAAATCTTCAAATACTACTCTCCCATTATACTTCTTTCTACCATGATGTCTGCCATGGTAGCAGATTTTATCTCCAAAATTATATTTGGATTGGATTCGGTTTTCAATTTTGAGATTACTGACCGGTTCCCCCTTCAGGAATATTGGATTCTGATTCTCATTGGTATTGTGATGGGATTGTTTGGCGTGTTCTATAACTTCTTTCTAAAGAAAATACAGGCATTTTATTCCCGGATAAACTTCTTTGATGGAAAGGGAAAGCTTGTACTTCCATTCCTGGCAGCGGGCGTGCTTGGTCTGGTGTTTCCCATCGTACTGGGGGGAGGTCACAGTATCATGGCATTGCTATCGCCGAAATCTGCTGTATCATTTCTGGTTCTTGTGTTGACGATAAAGTTTCTTTTCTCCATGTTCAGCTTTGGGTCCGGTGCACCCGGCGGAATCTTTTTTCCTTTGCTTGTCATGGGTGCTCTGGCCGGAGCCATATTGGGGAACCTATCCATAAACCTTTTAAGTATTGACCGGAATCTGTTTCAAAATTTCCTGGTATTGTCCATGGTTGGGCTTTTCACCTCAATTGTAAGAGCTCCTATCACCGGAATTGTCCTGCTGTTGGAGATGACCGGCTCGTTCAGTAACCTCCTTTCTATGTTCGTTGTTGCTGTAACATCCTATCTTGTTGCCGAGGTTCTGAAAAGTCTGCCTATCTACGATTATTTATTGGAGAATATGCTGCAGGATAAAACGATCGAAACATATGAAGAAGGCACTGACGATGAGGTACTGATTAAACTCATAGTACACCATGGTTCCCATGGTGCAGGTAAATACGTGAAGGATATCCACCTTCCGAAAGGTTGTCTGCTGATAGGCATCAAAAGAGGCAAGAGAGATCTTATTCCAAATGGAGATACCTTAATCTTGCCGAATGATACTTTAATTTTACTGGTGCATGCATATGCTGAGGCAGATATCCGACAGCAAATGGAGGAAATGATGGAACGTTATTAA
- the sdaAA gene encoding L-serine ammonia-lyase, iron-sulfur-dependent, subunit alpha gives MDAKKLYEYRKRGKTLTDETFLSALCYAVATNEVNASMGVICATPTAGSCGVLPGVMLAIQERLGFSDEVVINHLFTAGAFGFVIANNASISGAAGGCQAEVGSASAMAAAAITEMAGGTPRQAAHAMAIALKNMLGLSCDPVAGLVEVPCVKRNAAGASNALTAAEMALAGVESRIPWDEVISAMYQIGISMPSAIKETSMGGLAATETGLKWKKKIMEY, from the coding sequence ATGGATGCAAAGAAGCTTTATGAATATAGGAAGCGTGGTAAAACTTTGACGGATGAGACGTTTTTGAGTGCTCTCTGCTATGCAGTAGCGACGAATGAAGTCAACGCCTCTATGGGAGTGATCTGTGCCACTCCGACAGCAGGCTCCTGCGGTGTTTTGCCTGGAGTGATGCTGGCCATTCAGGAAAGACTCGGCTTTTCGGATGAGGTCGTCATTAACCACCTGTTTACAGCGGGAGCATTCGGCTTTGTGATTGCCAATAATGCTAGCATTTCGGGTGCTGCCGGAGGATGTCAGGCCGAGGTGGGATCAGCCAGCGCTATGGCGGCAGCTGCAATCACAGAGATGGCAGGAGGGACGCCACGCCAGGCAGCTCATGCCATGGCAATTGCATTGAAAAATATGCTTGGTCTGTCTTGTGATCCTGTTGCGGGACTGGTAGAAGTCCCTTGTGTAAAGAGAAATGCAGCAGGAGCATCCAATGCCCTTACGGCAGCTGAGATGGCGCTTGCAGGTGTAGAGAGCAGAATCCCATGGGATGAAGTGATTAGCGCCATGTATCAGATTGGCATCTCCATGCCGTCTGCAATAAAAGAAACATCGATGGGCGGCCTGGCGGCTACGGAAACAGGATTGAAATGGAAAAAGAAGATAATGGAATATTAA
- the sdaAB gene encoding L-serine ammonia-lyase, iron-sulfur-dependent subunit beta translates to MKYRSVFDIIGPVMVGPSSSHTAGAVRIGEVARQIFGKEPKEAEIHFYGSFAKTYKGHATDVAVVGGLLGFSTDDARVKNSIAIAAEKGIKLTFFVEEALVDYPNTVKLNLKAGDDSMELIGVSVGGGAIQITELNGFALKLTGESPALLILHKDAYGTVATVATILTEHRINIGHMEVSRLEKGNMALMVIETDQKVNDEVLEEISKGKNVQKIIVLNV, encoded by the coding sequence ATGAAATACAGAAGTGTTTTTGATATTATTGGTCCTGTTATGGTAGGACCCTCCAGTTCTCATACAGCAGGTGCTGTCCGGATTGGTGAGGTGGCCAGACAGATTTTTGGGAAAGAACCCAAAGAAGCGGAAATTCATTTTTATGGATCATTTGCGAAAACATATAAAGGACATGCAACGGATGTGGCAGTAGTTGGAGGTCTTCTTGGATTTTCGACGGATGATGCCAGGGTGAAAAACTCCATAGCTATTGCAGCTGAGAAAGGGATAAAGCTCACATTCTTTGTCGAGGAAGCCTTGGTAGACTATCCCAATACAGTGAAATTGAATTTGAAAGCAGGGGATGATTCCATGGAACTTATTGGTGTTTCTGTGGGAGGCGGCGCCATTCAGATTACAGAGTTAAACGGCTTTGCGCTGAAGCTGACCGGAGAAAGTCCTGCACTTCTTATCCTGCATAAAGATGCTTATGGAACCGTTGCAACCGTTGCAACCATTCTGACGGAACACAGAATTAATATTGGGCATATGGAGGTTTCCAGACTGGAAAAAGGCAATATGGCATTGATGGTGATAGAGACGGACCAGAAGGTGAATGACGAGGTACTTGAGGAAATTTCAAAAGGTAAGAATGTTCAGAAAATCATAGTTCTGAATGTTTGA
- a CDS encoding ABC transporter substrate-binding protein, with protein MKKKLLGILLGISLLLTGCGKKEVQPQQKLKKEYQDEITLLHIHADKAEFRQFIKDAEEKLQIKINLILPPANPYNRQAKISTILSSGDSSVDIISVNDEMISEFKHKGYLEPLGSNVMPEHVLNCYPQNYIREISMVDGQIYSVPFAMDMMVLWVNDEILKSAGVENVRNQKEFEQLLEANYEPGVYGYGGSWETTYVYNEISQFINMFGGSYGDWSDAGTRQALQFLHDMIENGEIPEDVLLDQYEQMEQKFIDGKYAAIFMYSGVMKTFAKAGVYNEDKIHVIPLPLFSVNATNVATWQYVLNKASVHKEAAEKFLAYAAGKEGSIAYAKAMKHLPARLDIIENEDLDIPDMDVWRSYVKELKLKARPLSSRPMEDIEEMGTLFQKYVTDEITLDEFCSRAQAIQ; from the coding sequence GTGAAAAAGAAATTATTGGGGATTTTATTAGGTATCAGTTTACTCCTGACGGGGTGCGGCAAAAAGGAAGTTCAGCCGCAGCAGAAATTAAAAAAGGAATACCAGGATGAAATTACCTTGCTGCATATTCATGCTGATAAAGCAGAGTTCCGGCAGTTTATAAAGGATGCAGAAGAAAAACTGCAGATTAAAATCAATCTGATTCTTCCCCCTGCGAATCCCTATAATCGGCAGGCAAAGATATCCACTATACTGTCCTCCGGGGATTCCAGTGTTGACATTATTTCTGTCAATGATGAAATGATCAGCGAATTTAAACATAAAGGCTATCTGGAGCCGTTGGGCAGTAATGTGATGCCTGAGCATGTTTTAAATTGCTATCCCCAAAATTATATACGGGAAATATCCATGGTGGACGGACAGATTTATTCTGTACCGTTTGCTATGGATATGATGGTGCTCTGGGTTAATGACGAGATTCTGAAAAGTGCAGGAGTAGAGAACGTACGTAATCAGAAAGAATTTGAGCAGCTCTTAGAAGCGAATTATGAACCCGGTGTTTACGGATACGGAGGTTCCTGGGAGACTACCTATGTGTATAATGAGATTTCCCAGTTTATCAATATGTTCGGCGGAAGTTATGGGGACTGGTCAGACGCTGGCACCAGGCAGGCACTCCAGTTTCTCCATGACATGATAGAGAACGGAGAGATACCCGAGGACGTTCTACTGGATCAGTATGAACAGATGGAGCAGAAATTTATAGATGGTAAATACGCAGCCATATTTATGTATAGTGGAGTTATGAAGACTTTTGCGAAAGCCGGAGTCTATAATGAGGACAAGATTCATGTAATTCCACTACCATTATTTAGTGTGAATGCCACAAACGTGGCCACCTGGCAGTATGTGTTGAACAAGGCATCTGTGCATAAAGAAGCAGCGGAGAAGTTTCTGGCCTATGCGGCAGGAAAAGAGGGAAGCATTGCCTATGCAAAAGCCATGAAACATCTTCCCGCCAGGCTGGATATTATCGAAAATGAAGATCTGGATATTCCGGACATGGATGTATGGAGAAGCTATGTTAAGGAACTGAAACTGAAGGCCAGACCCTTATCTTCCAGGCCGATGGAGGATATCGAAGAGATGGGAACTCTGTTTCAAAAGTATGTGACAGATGAAATAACGCTGGATGAATTTTGCAGCAGAGCACAGGCAATTCAATAA
- a CDS encoding glycoside hydrolase family 172 protein yields MYDLYGGSLSSLPMAKHVKSRSINAENPRGEKGRGGMAASHLGPSRKGSPCLKDIQSGETVTLAEMEGPGVINHIWITVTDKTTEADCFVLRDLVIRMYWDDEEEPSVESPLGDFFCCGFGRECDVNSLPIVVVPSRGLNSYFQMPFRKKARITLENQHANAIPAFFYQVDYALHEELPEDITYFHAQWRRKKLTELQKDYVILDQVKGKGHYVGTYMALTTLERYWWGEGEVKFYLDGDEEYPTICGTGTEDYFGGSWSFAKQVDGKTVEQNYCTPYLGYPYYSSHDETIHNLYHNDDCMPMRGFYRWHIQDPICFEEELKVTIQQIGVGYRGLFERQDDVASVAYWYQSLPHQAFPPLPEKEDRWPR; encoded by the coding sequence ATGTATGATTTATATGGAGGAAGCTTAAGCTCTCTGCCCATGGCAAAACATGTAAAGAGCAGATCAATCAATGCAGAAAATCCAAGAGGCGAAAAAGGAAGAGGCGGAATGGCCGCCAGCCATCTGGGACCATCCAGAAAAGGGAGCCCCTGCCTTAAGGATATCCAAAGTGGGGAGACGGTGACACTGGCTGAGATGGAAGGACCGGGCGTTATCAATCATATCTGGATTACAGTAACAGATAAGACCACAGAGGCAGATTGTTTTGTTTTGCGTGATCTGGTAATCCGTATGTATTGGGATGACGAAGAAGAACCTTCTGTAGAGAGTCCTTTAGGTGACTTCTTCTGCTGTGGCTTTGGCAGAGAGTGTGACGTGAACTCTCTCCCAATTGTGGTAGTACCAAGCCGTGGACTGAACAGCTATTTTCAGATGCCTTTTCGGAAGAAAGCCCGGATTACTCTGGAGAATCAGCATGCAAATGCTATTCCTGCATTTTTTTATCAGGTTGATTATGCCCTGCATGAGGAACTTCCGGAGGATATCACTTACTTCCATGCACAGTGGAGAAGGAAAAAACTTACCGAGCTGCAGAAGGATTATGTGATTTTGGATCAGGTCAAGGGAAAAGGTCACTATGTAGGCACATATATGGCACTGACAACTTTGGAACGCTATTGGTGGGGCGAAGGTGAAGTGAAGTTTTATCTGGATGGAGATGAAGAATATCCAACAATATGCGGCACGGGAACAGAAGATTATTTTGGAGGCTCCTGGAGCTTTGCAAAGCAGGTGGATGGAAAGACAGTGGAGCAGAACTACTGCACGCCGTATCTTGGATATCCTTATTATTCCAGTCATGATGAAACAATCCATAACCTGTATCATAATGATGACTGTATGCCGATGCGTGGATTTTATCGCTGGCATATACAGGATCCCATCTGCTTTGAAGAAGAACTTAAGGTAACAATTCAGCAGATCGGTGTGGGGTACAGAGGACTTTTTGAACGCCAGGATGATGTTGCAAGTGTTGCTTATTGGTATCAGTCATTGCCACATCAGGCTTTTCCACCGCTTCCTGAGAAAGAAGACAGATGGCCCAGATAA
- a CDS encoding carbohydrate ABC transporter permease → MNDSKKYRVYRGCVTAGRWILFAVVAFLILFPVYWIFISSITPPGELFKMPIDYLPDNPTLDSYKFLIENVGLFAKIGNTILIVGITLLISTVICSMAAYAFSRFQSKGISIAFAFIIATMLIPEVVTARPLYEFMQKVGLYDTYPGLIILYISAVIPFTVLILRNFAGEIPISLEEAASIDGATFTQRLFQVVLPLMKPAIATVCIINFITCLNNFFTPLYYSNGIQVLSVAIVQLPLRDNMYGVPWDLVSAMGWIILLPIIIFVAVFEKQIMDGIMAGGVKA, encoded by the coding sequence ATGAATGACTCGAAAAAATACAGGGTTTATAGAGGCTGTGTGACTGCCGGGAGGTGGATTCTCTTTGCAGTGGTAGCATTTCTGATACTTTTTCCCGTGTACTGGATTTTTATATCCTCTATTACACCTCCGGGAGAATTATTTAAAATGCCCATCGATTATTTACCGGACAACCCAACCCTGGATAGTTATAAATTTCTTATTGAAAATGTCGGGCTTTTTGCTAAAATAGGAAATACAATACTTATTGTAGGTATTACGCTGCTCATAAGTACTGTCATATGCTCCATGGCTGCCTATGCATTTTCCAGATTTCAATCAAAGGGGATTTCAATTGCGTTTGCCTTTATAATTGCAACGATGCTGATTCCTGAGGTGGTCACTGCAAGACCATTATATGAATTTATGCAGAAAGTAGGCTTATACGATACTTACCCCGGATTAATCATTCTTTACATCAGCGCTGTAATACCGTTTACAGTTTTGATTTTAAGAAACTTTGCCGGAGAAATACCAATCTCTCTGGAAGAAGCCGCTTCCATTGATGGCGCTACCTTCACGCAAAGGTTATTTCAGGTAGTGCTGCCCTTGATGAAGCCGGCAATTGCAACCGTGTGTATTATTAATTTTATCACCTGTCTGAATAACTTCTTTACACCATTGTACTATTCAAATGGAATACAGGTGCTTTCGGTTGCAATTGTCCAGCTTCCTCTGCGGGATAACATGTATGGTGTGCCGTGGGATCTGGTAAGTGCTATGGGATGGATTATTCTATTACCCATTATTATCTTCGTAGCCGTTTTTGAAAAGCAGATTATGGATGGTATCATGGCAGGTGGTGTCAAGGCCTAA
- a CDS encoding carbohydrate ABC transporter permease — translation MKWIPWILILPVVLIRGFTTLYPIFATFKNSLFDIKVLSGVHEFVGLSNYVNVFKDQKIITSISFTLLFVVVSMVFHIVLGVCLALILNMKFKGRRFLRTIVLIPWAMPAVVVGMAAKWGFNNDYGLINDLIRRFVSDFQFNWLINTGSARAAVIIMDLWKDLPFFAILVLSGLQFISGDIYEAAKVDGANGVQSFFRITLPLITKNVITLCIPFTLWRLTTFDLVYAMTSGGPGEDTSLIAYRITMEAFTNLNVGYASTLAVMLFAVMALFSWFNIRVMNKIES, via the coding sequence ATGAAATGGATTCCCTGGATTCTGATTCTTCCGGTTGTATTGATTCGCGGATTCACTACACTATATCCTATTTTTGCAACTTTTAAAAACAGTTTATTTGATATCAAGGTTTTGTCCGGTGTTCATGAATTTGTGGGATTAAGCAATTATGTAAATGTATTTAAAGATCAGAAGATTATCACATCCATAAGCTTTACCCTGCTTTTCGTGGTGGTTTCCATGGTATTTCATATCGTTCTGGGTGTCTGCCTGGCACTGATTCTGAATATGAAATTCAAGGGACGCCGCTTCCTTCGGACAATTGTCCTGATTCCATGGGCAATGCCTGCTGTTGTAGTGGGCATGGCTGCGAAATGGGGATTTAATAATGACTATGGGCTGATAAATGACCTGATTCGGCGTTTTGTATCAGATTTCCAATTTAACTGGCTGATTAATACCGGTTCAGCAAGAGCTGCCGTAATCATTATGGATCTCTGGAAAGACCTTCCTTTCTTTGCCATACTGGTATTGTCCGGACTTCAGTTTATATCCGGTGACATCTATGAAGCGGCAAAGGTGGACGGAGCAAATGGAGTACAGAGCTTCTTTCGGATTACACTGCCGCTTATTACAAAGAATGTAATTACATTGTGTATTCCATTTACTTTGTGGAGGCTGACTACTTTTGACCTGGTGTATGCGATGACCTCAGGCGGGCCTGGAGAAGATACGTCGCTGATAGCTTACCGTATCACCATGGAGGCTTTTACGAACTTAAATGTCGGCTATGCGTCTACTCTGGCGGTTATGCTGTTCGCTGTCATGGCATTGTTCAGCTGGTTTAACATAAGGGTTATGAACAAAATAGAAAGTTAG